A genomic region of bacterium (Candidatus Blackallbacteria) CG13_big_fil_rev_8_21_14_2_50_49_14 contains the following coding sequences:
- a CDS encoding bacitracin ABC transporter ATP-binding protein, protein MAPVIETHQLCKRYGKLQAVDKVSMSVEKGEIYGFLGLNGAGKTTLIRILLGLIRPTSGSAFLKGLPVKASQNELWQKIGYLVETPAAYPELSVRDNLEISRRLRGISDAHAVEAVIAQLNLTPYRNQLARHLSLGNAQRLGIAKALIHQPEILILDEPSNGLDPAGMVEIRQLLHQLAYEQGVTVLISSHLLGEIAKFATRIGMIHQGQLLQEFNLHTGTPFQTRKLVIRVREPERARALLASKGFSALLNPTGELEISDPLALEQAEMLNSWLVQADCPPSRLNLEEEDLEAYFLRMIQRWSTA, encoded by the coding sequence ATGGCACCCGTGATCGAAACCCACCAATTGTGCAAACGCTACGGAAAACTTCAGGCCGTAGACAAGGTTTCCATGTCTGTTGAAAAAGGAGAAATTTACGGCTTCCTGGGTTTAAATGGGGCAGGCAAAACCACCTTGATTCGCATTCTTTTGGGCCTGATTCGCCCCACTTCAGGCTCCGCATTCTTGAAAGGTCTCCCGGTGAAAGCCAGTCAAAATGAGCTGTGGCAAAAAATCGGCTATCTGGTTGAGACGCCTGCCGCCTATCCTGAACTGAGTGTCAGGGATAATCTCGAAATCAGCCGACGGTTGAGAGGAATCTCCGATGCACACGCCGTAGAGGCCGTGATCGCCCAGTTGAACCTGACCCCCTATCGGAATCAACTGGCCCGACACCTTTCCCTGGGCAATGCCCAACGCCTGGGAATTGCCAAGGCCCTGATTCACCAACCTGAAATTCTGATTCTGGATGAACCCAGCAATGGACTGGATCCTGCCGGAATGGTTGAAATTCGCCAGCTCTTACATCAACTGGCTTACGAGCAAGGAGTCACTGTCTTGATTTCAAGTCATCTCTTGGGCGAGATTGCCAAGTTTGCAACCCGCATCGGCATGATTCACCAGGGACAGCTGCTACAGGAATTCAATCTCCACACGGGAACACCTTTTCAGACACGTAAACTGGTTATTCGTGTCAGAGAGCCCGAAAGAGCCCGTGCCCTTCTTGCCAGCAAAGGATTTTCAGCACTCCTGAACCCAACGGGAGAGCTGGAAATCAGTGACCCCCTCGCTCTTGAACAGGCCGAAATGCTCAATAGCTGGCTGGTTCAAGCAGATTGCCCCCCTTCACGGCTGAATCTGGAAGAAGAAGATCTGGAAGCCTATTTTTTGCGTATGATTCAACGCTGGAGCACAGCATGA
- a CDS encoding bacitracin ABC transporter permease, with product MNILYAALWTEGLKIRKAKIFMLSLLAFALIALMLALLVLIARYPEIAGRSSTLEAKASLLGKADWPSFLSLLIQIILSLGTLGFGIITSWVFGREISDRTLKDLLALPTPRATIVLAKLLACAFWGSLLALTLWGVALLAGLAFQIPGWSTARPLETGQIYAKASLLTLLLCTPVAWFASFGRGYLLAISYVILTLVMTQLIAVGAPGLMPYFPWAFPALVSGVAGSAIPPANLWSVLIFVGTVLGGGLGTAGWWQWTDQN from the coding sequence ATGAACATACTTTACGCAGCCCTGTGGACAGAGGGCTTAAAAATCCGCAAAGCCAAAATTTTTATGCTCAGCCTGCTGGCCTTCGCCTTGATCGCGCTGATGCTCGCGCTACTGGTTCTGATCGCTCGTTATCCAGAAATTGCAGGACGCTCTTCGACCCTGGAAGCCAAAGCTTCGCTCTTGGGAAAAGCCGATTGGCCCTCTTTCTTGAGCCTCTTGATTCAAATCATTCTTTCCCTGGGCACGCTCGGATTTGGCATTATCACCAGCTGGGTTTTTGGACGCGAAATTTCTGATCGCACCCTGAAAGATCTTCTCGCCCTGCCAACGCCCCGCGCGACAATCGTGCTGGCAAAATTACTTGCTTGCGCTTTTTGGGGGAGCCTATTGGCCCTGACCCTGTGGGGGGTCGCCCTGCTGGCGGGTCTCGCCTTTCAAATCCCCGGCTGGTCTACAGCAAGGCCCCTTGAAACGGGGCAGATCTATGCAAAGGCCAGCCTGCTCACGCTTCTGCTCTGCACGCCCGTGGCTTGGTTCGCCAGTTTTGGCAGGGGCTATCTGCTCGCCATCAGCTATGTGATTCTGACCCTGGTCATGACCCAATTGATAGCGGTCGGCGCCCCCGGCCTGATGCCTTATTTTCCCTGGGCTTTTCCAGCGCTTGTGAGTGGGGTTGCAGGCAGTGCCATACCGCCTGCCAACCTCTGGAGTGTTCTGATCTTTGTTGGCACCGTGCTGGGGGGAGGGCTCGGAACCGCTGGCTGGTGGCAATGGACAGATCAAAACTGA
- a CDS encoding asparagine--tRNA ligase, whose protein sequence is MTVTTIDQIHKYPDQTVTLRGWLYNKRESGKLVFLILRDGTGFIQCVAFKKELDEAVWEAAKTATQESSLIITGSVRQDDRAPYCGYEMGIQGIEIVSKVEGEYPISLKEHGPDFLLEHRHLWLRTPSQMAVMRIRAEVLSASRDFFDERGFTSVDAPIITANACEGTTNLFEIDYFEDKAYLSQTGQLYMEAAALALGKVYCLGPAFRAEKSKTRKHLTEFWMIEPEVAYLTFEENLAMQEEYVAYVVQRVLQKRGQELKILERDLSKLESITAPFPKISYDDAVKLLQEKGSEIQWGDDLGAPDETILGDHFEKPVFVHRFPSAIKAFYMKPDPERPEVALGADLIAPDGYGEIIGGGQRIDDYDLLVQRIQEHDLPMDAFSWYLDLRKYGSVPHGGFGLGIERLTAWISGVEHVRETSPFPRTIYRIQP, encoded by the coding sequence ATGACGGTCACCACGATCGACCAAATTCATAAATACCCTGACCAGACGGTCACCCTGCGGGGTTGGCTCTATAATAAACGCGAGAGCGGTAAACTCGTCTTTTTGATTCTACGTGATGGCACTGGTTTTATTCAGTGTGTTGCCTTTAAAAAAGAGTTAGATGAAGCTGTTTGGGAAGCCGCAAAAACTGCGACCCAGGAATCTTCTCTGATCATTACGGGTTCTGTTCGCCAGGATGACCGTGCCCCCTATTGTGGTTATGAAATGGGCATTCAAGGCATTGAAATCGTCAGCAAGGTAGAAGGTGAATACCCGATCAGTCTGAAAGAACATGGCCCTGATTTTCTTTTGGAACATCGCCATCTCTGGCTGCGTACACCGTCTCAAATGGCTGTCATGCGGATTCGTGCTGAAGTTTTGTCTGCCAGTCGTGATTTCTTTGATGAGCGTGGCTTTACCAGTGTGGATGCGCCAATCATTACGGCCAATGCCTGTGAAGGGACAACCAATCTCTTTGAAATTGATTATTTTGAGGATAAGGCCTATCTTTCGCAAACCGGACAATTGTATATGGAAGCCGCTGCCTTGGCTTTGGGCAAGGTCTATTGTCTGGGGCCAGCTTTTCGGGCTGAAAAATCCAAAACCCGTAAGCATTTGACTGAATTCTGGATGATTGAGCCTGAAGTGGCTTATCTGACCTTTGAAGAGAATTTGGCCATGCAGGAAGAATACGTGGCCTATGTGGTGCAACGTGTTTTGCAGAAGCGAGGTCAGGAACTGAAAATTCTGGAGCGCGATCTTTCAAAACTTGAAAGTATTACCGCCCCTTTTCCCAAAATCTCCTATGACGATGCCGTGAAACTGTTGCAGGAAAAGGGTTCTGAAATTCAATGGGGTGATGATTTGGGCGCTCCCGATGAGACGATTCTGGGCGACCATTTTGAAAAGCCCGTATTTGTTCACCGCTTTCCGAGTGCGATCAAAGCCTTTTATATGAAACCCGATCCCGAGCGGCCTGAAGTGGCTTTGGGAGCAGATTTAATCGCGCCTGATGGCTATGGTGAAATTATTGGCGGCGGCCAGCGCATTGATGATTACGATCTGCTGGTTCAGCGTATTCAGGAACATGATTTGCCGATGGATGCCTTTAGCTGGTACCTTGATTTGCGCAAATATGGTTCTGTGCCGCATGGCGGCTTTGGCTTGGGCATTGAACGCCTGACTGCCTGGATCTCAGGCGTTGAGCATGTGCGTGAAACCAGTCCTTTCCCCCGCACGATTTACCGTATTCAACCCTAG
- a CDS encoding metal-sensitive transcriptional repressor — protein MLNMDNPNIELIHRLNRAQGQIEAIKKTLASGDDKDCLKTLRLLKAANNALKKFGEAYVAQHLHECIRSKVSPEEMEKGLQEVVYSAFTL, from the coding sequence GTGCTGAATATGGATAACCCCAATATTGAACTGATTCATCGCCTAAATCGCGCCCAAGGGCAAATTGAAGCGATTAAAAAAACCCTGGCTTCTGGTGATGATAAGGATTGTCTGAAAACTTTACGTTTGCTGAAAGCGGCCAATAATGCCCTGAAAAAATTTGGTGAAGCCTATGTCGCTCAGCATTTACATGAGTGTATCCGCTCCAAGGTTTCGCCTGAAGAAATGGAAAAAGGCCTGCAAGAAGTCGTCTATTCGGCATTCACGCTTTAA
- a CDS encoding permease, translated as MELIQIFGYVAAVFMGGVLGLIGGGGSILTVPILVYLFKTPPVLATAYSLFIVGLTSIFGMAGYIKARLVNFKVGIIFSIPAMIGVFSSRKFIVPAIPKHLFHLGSVDITKDMAIMGLFAIMMVLASFSMIKSKKEKEDTGHGEVSELKKIVMVSAEGLIVGILTGLVGAGGGFLVIPVLVIFAGLDMKEAVATSLLVISIKSLFGFMGDLGGDRQLDWMFLGGFSVFTIVGALLGTWVSKFVSSEKLKPAFGWFVLVMGIFVLLNTGISGGH; from the coding sequence GTGGAACTCATACAAATCTTTGGCTATGTAGCCGCCGTTTTCATGGGCGGCGTGCTCGGTCTGATTGGCGGAGGCGGCTCAATTTTAACCGTCCCGATTTTGGTCTATCTCTTCAAAACGCCCCCCGTTCTAGCGACCGCCTATTCACTCTTTATTGTCGGTTTAACCAGTATTTTTGGCATGGCAGGGTATATCAAAGCCCGCCTCGTCAATTTTAAAGTCGGAATTATCTTCTCCATTCCCGCCATGATTGGGGTTTTCAGTTCCCGTAAATTTATCGTACCCGCCATCCCCAAACATCTCTTTCATTTGGGTTCAGTGGACATTACCAAGGATATGGCCATTATGGGCCTCTTCGCCATCATGATGGTACTGGCCTCTTTCTCCATGATCAAATCCAAAAAAGAAAAAGAAGATACGGGTCATGGCGAAGTTTCAGAGCTGAAGAAAATCGTGATGGTTTCTGCCGAAGGCCTGATCGTCGGGATTCTCACTGGTCTGGTCGGCGCAGGCGGCGGTTTTCTGGTCATTCCAGTCCTGGTGATCTTCGCTGGGCTGGATATGAAAGAAGCAGTCGCCACCTCTCTGCTCGTGATCAGTATTAAATCTTTGTTCGGTTTCATGGGAGACCTGGGCGGAGATCGTCAGCTCGATTGGATGTTCCTGGGAGGCTTCTCAGTCTTTACCATAGTAGGTGCCTTGCTGGGAACCTGGGTTTCAAAATTTGTCTCCAGTGAGAAACTCAAACCTGCCTTTGGTTGGTTTGTACTGGTGATGGGTATTTTCGTTCTGCTCAATACCGGCATAAGCGGCGGCCATTAA
- a CDS encoding Zn-dependent hydrolase, whose product MIFRQMFDAESWTYTYLIADEETREAALIDSVHEKSERDAKVLQELGLKLKYLLETHVHADHITGVTDLKQTFPGAQSVVSQYGGAPCADIQADDGYVLQLGKSEIKVISTPGHTDGCVSYLVDGKVFTGDTLLIRGCGRTDFQQGDAGKLYDSVTQKLFSLPDETLVYPAHNYIGLEVSSIGEEKRLNPRLAKKSREEFIEIMNNLKLPQPAKIMESVPANLKCGNLAALNT is encoded by the coding sequence ATGATATTCAGACAAATGTTTGATGCTGAAAGCTGGACCTATACTTATCTGATTGCCGATGAAGAGACCCGCGAAGCGGCCTTGATCGACAGCGTGCATGAAAAATCAGAACGCGATGCCAAGGTTCTGCAGGAATTGGGACTCAAACTCAAATACCTGCTGGAAACCCATGTGCACGCCGACCATATCACAGGAGTCACCGATCTCAAGCAGACCTTTCCAGGTGCACAATCTGTGGTTTCACAGTATGGCGGCGCTCCCTGTGCGGATATTCAAGCGGATGATGGCTATGTTTTACAGCTCGGAAAGTCTGAAATTAAGGTCATTTCAACCCCCGGACATACTGATGGCTGTGTTTCCTACCTGGTGGATGGAAAAGTGTTTACCGGAGACACCCTTCTGATCCGGGGCTGCGGACGCACCGACTTTCAACAGGGCGATGCGGGCAAACTCTATGATTCCGTTACTCAAAAACTCTTCAGTCTGCCCGATGAAACCCTGGTCTATCCTGCCCACAATTATATTGGTCTGGAAGTAAGCAGTATCGGCGAAGAAAAACGCCTGAACCCCCGTTTGGCCAAGAAAAGCCGCGAAGAGTTCATTGAAATTATGAACAATCTTAAACTTCCCCAGCCTGCTAAAATTATGGAATCGGTTCCCGCCAATCTGAAATGCGGCAATCTGGCTGCATTGAATACTTAG